The following proteins are encoded in a genomic region of Ostrea edulis chromosome 7, xbOstEdul1.1, whole genome shotgun sequence:
- the LOC130048792 gene encoding putative nuclease HARBI1 → MAGKIVMYQLFEDFVDAGDKNIYSADPTLPLILIVWEYIDKERVIRPKIDGFVEIIVPMMSKTEFRRHFRVCFDVYQHLLNDLTPTLTKNYHGGNFPVSPDKKSLMFLWYAANQDSQREIGMMFGTGEWAVNTYIKEVEEIICRHSARYIKWPNIQLENDISRSFYDLCGIRNIDGAVDGTHIPIVNCPGGNADYINRKGFAWIQLQLVVDDTLMINSAYVGWPGSTDDARVLRNSTYFDDPEQGRKITPGKFILGDGAYPLKKWLLSPYRDNGHLTNSQKLFNKALSLGRLCVERANPHLKGRCRRLQKVYCKEHVDICNLIMTPCVLHNLCIICEDELDDFIEMNLAQNVNNYRNVYVNLPSAEATRNAIAANL, encoded by the coding sequence ATGGCGGGCAAAATAGTTATGTATCAATTGTTCGAGGACTTTGTGGATGCTGgagacaaaaatatatattcagcTGATCCTACATTGCCTTTAATTCTCATAGTTTGGGAATACATTGATAAAGAGAGAGTAATAAGGCCAAAGATTGATGGATTTGTTGAGATAATCGTCCCAATGATGTCAAAAACTGAATTTCGGAGACACTTCCGagtatgttttgatgtttatcAACATTTGCTTAATGATTTAACACCGACCCTGACGAAAAACTACCACGGGGGAAATTTTCCAGTGTCACCCGATAAGAAAAGTCTTATGTTCTTGTGGTATGCTGCAAATCAAGATAGCCAAAGGGAGATCGGGATGATGTTTGGAACTGGTGAATGGGCTGTTAACACGTACATCAAAgaagtggaagaaatcatttgTCGTCACAGCGCAAGGTACATTAAGTGGCCCAACATTCAACTCGAAAATGACATTTCCCGTTCTTTCTACGACCTGTGTGGAATTAGGAATATAGACGGTGCTGTAGATGGAACCCACATCCCGATAGTGAATTGCCCAGGGGGAAACGCGGATTATATTAACCGCAAAGGTTTTGCATGGATTCAATTACAACTTGTTGTAGATGACACGCTGATGATTAATAGTGCATATGTTGGCTGGCCAGGCAGTACAGATGACGCCAGAGTCTTGCGAAATTCAACCTATTTTGATGATCCTGAACAAGGACGCAAAATCACACCAGGGAAATTTATTCTCGGGGACGGTGCTTACCCTTTGAAAAAATGGTTGCTAAGTCCATATCGAGACAATGGTCATTTAACGAACTCTCAAAAGTTATTCAACAAAGCCCTGTCCTTGGGTCGACTGTGTGTTGAAAGGGCGAATCCCCATTTAAAAGGCCGATGTAGGCGACTTCAAAAAGTTTACTGCAAAGAACATGTGGACATATGCAACTTAATCATGACCCCTTGTGTACTACATAACCTGTGCATCATTTGTGAAGATGAGTTAGATGACTTTATTGAAATGAACCTGGCACAGAATGTTAATAACTACAGGAATGTCTATGTAAATTTACCCAGTGCCGAGGCAACCAGAAATGCAATTGCAGCAAATTTGTAA